Part of the Bacteroidota bacterium genome is shown below.
AGTTTGTAATTTTACAAAGCCCAGATTGTCGAGGATGGCATCCACTGCCGAAAAGGTTTCTAAAAAGTTGATGGATGTATTATCTGCCCATGGTACCGGATAATTAATTTCCTTTCTGTTTTTTTTGAATATATCATAATAAACAAGTGCCCCTTCATTTTTTAGCACTCTCCTTATTTCTGAATAAAATTTGGGTTTATCCTTAATATTCATTTGTACATGCTGTGTCCAGACTATATCGAACGAAGCATTATCAAAAGGCAAATCCAGTGCATCAGCCTGAATAAAATCTGTTTTATCGGAATGACCAATAAGATCAGATAATTTTTTTGCCGTTCTGATATACTCATGATTTAAATCTATTCCTATTACTTCACAGTTAAAATCATCTGCCAGCATTCTGCATGAACCTCCAAGTCCACATCCTACATCCAGCACTTTAGCGTTGTTTAAATAAATTTCCTGTGCAAGTTCACAGGATACTTCAGCTCCCCTGACATGAAATTCATCTACACCGGCAATATCACTTCTCGATACATTGTTAAGATCAACTTTTAGCTCTTTAAGACGTTTAAGTATCTCTTCAAAAAGCTTAGGTTGATTATATTGATCTTCAATATTTGAGTTTGATATTTGCATAATGTTATTATTACTGAGTTCGATGAAAGATATTATTGATGTATATATTCATAACGACCTCGTTTACACACCCCTGCGATGTTGTTTTCTATACTGGATATAAGAACGTTACAATAGACAGTCCTACTATCGAACCCAGACTGTTACAAAAAGTATAGCTTATAAAGGATGCAAAAAATTATTTCGCAGCAATTTTAATACTACTCAAGTCAAAAGGCTTGTAGCATTTTTACAAATAATAGGAATAAGAATGAATTGCTAAAAAAGGCTTGTACTATTTTTGCATGACAGAGAAGAATAATTACCTAAAAGTCAGTAAAACCTGCTACTTTGGGATTGCACTGGGTGCATAGCCAAATTCTTCCTTAAAAGCACGGCTAAACCAGGAAGGATCGTTAAAACCGACTTCATAAGCAATTTCAGAGATGTTTTTATCTGTTGTAAGAATCAATTCCTTAGCCTTCTGTAATCGTACCGATCTGATAAATACTGCAGTAGATTTACCTGTTATAGCTTTTAGTTTTCGGTAGATTTGCGATTCGCTTAAATGCAGTTTTTTTGAAAGATGTGTACACGAACCGAATGAATGATTGCTTATCTCCTCATGAATTACCTTTATTACTTTCTGAACAAATTTTGTTTCCGGATTTTCGACCCGTGTTTTCACAAACTGACTAAAACTGTCGCTCTCAATTTTTTGAATCATCTTTTTTCGCAATAAAACCAACTGGTCAAGACGGGTAAACAATTCTGCTTTTACAAAAGGTTTTGTAAGGTATGCATCGGCACCTGATGAGAGTCCCTTTAGTTTATCTTTCATAGTTACTTTTGCAGTAAGTATAATAATTGGGATATGATCGGTTCGCTCATCTGCCTTCAATGTTGAACAAACTTCAAAGCCATCCTTTACAGGCATCATTAGGTCACAGATTATTATGTCCGGTACTTTCTCAAAAGCCGTTTCAATTCCAAGTTCTCCATCCTGTGCGTGTATGGTTTTATACTTCCCTGTTAAACATGTTTT
Proteins encoded:
- a CDS encoding class I SAM-dependent methyltransferase, with product MQISNSNIEDQYNQPKLFEEILKRLKELKVDLNNVSRSDIAGVDEFHVRGAEVSCELAQEIYLNNAKVLDVGCGLGGSCRMLADDFNCEVIGIDLNHEYIRTAKKLSDLIGHSDKTDFIQADALDLPFDNASFDIVWTQHVQMNIKDKPKFYSEIRRVLKNEGALVYYDIFKKNRKEINYPVPWADNTSINFLETFSAVDAILDNLGFVKLQTTDQSSKAKQFLLGLFEKKKTVLLSRGLMY